ATTACTACAATTGGATCTGATTTAGAAGCACTGAAGGTATTGAGCAAGACTCTTACTGATAGTTTTCTTGTTCTTCATTTTTGGTTTCTTCATCATTGATTTAATTATTCATCAATCATATTTTCTCTTTGTTAATCAATTTATATAAGttaaactcatatatatatattcgtttTTTGGTGTGTTTTGGGATAAGAAAAAATGTTTACATATAAGttaaactcatatatatatatagaaagagagagaaagagtgaataTAGGACGTATCTGGACTTGCTTGCTGTTTTAAAGTATATATTACTAAGCTTTAAATAATGCATTAAAGGTGTTTGACAAAATGCTTCAATGAGATATATGAGTAATTGCTTGTAAATGAGTAAATGGGATTCTTGACCTTGAATCCTTTCTTAATTTGACTTTGTATGCTTCTTAATTTGGCATTGAATTGTGAGATGTACGACACttgtttttgttaaaaatgatgtttaaatACATGGTTGAGGACACTTGTTTCTTCCATGAAGGGTCTTCTAGTACTGTGTATATTgaattaacgtgtgattatacGGTATGTATACATATGCATGATTAATGGTAATGCAGGGTGATCTTTATGAGCATGAGAGTTTGGTAAAGGCTATCAAGCAAGTTGACGTGGTGATATCAACGGTGGGTCACGTGCAGTTGGGTGATCAGGTTAAAATCATTGCTGCCATTAAAGAAGCTGGCAATGTTAAGGTTGGTGGTGGTGACTTTGAATCTCCTCTCTCAAAATGTTAAATCTTTTGATTTTCcctgttttcatttttttttaccatGATTTACTTTTAGCCTCTCAACGATCTAATTGTAAATATATTATATGATATATCGTGTATATACATTTTATGACAAATGAGTCTTCGATAATCTCCCAATTGCTTAATTTGGTGTGAGAATAGGCACTGGCAGATACATTGGTATGTCTCACATTATAATGtgtggtgtgtgtgtgtgttattcGATGATTTTAGAGATTCTTCCCATCGGAGTTTGGGACCGATGTGGATCGTAACCATGCCGTAGAACCGGCCAAATCAGCATTCGCAGTCAAGTCCCAAATCCGGCGAGCGGTCGAGGCTGAAGGCATCCCTTACACATACGTGGCTTGCAACTACTTCGCTGGCTATTTTCTTCCCACATTGGTTCAGTCAGGAGCCACTGCCCCTCCTAGAGACAAAGTCATTATATTAGGCGATGGAAATCCCAAGGGTAACTAATTAAACACTAAACTTATCATGTTAATACTCATGATTGTCTCCTTTACCATttctatttatatattattatactaCAGGTGAAGAAGCGCTCTCAAATCACTACAAGTATTTTTTTCATTGTTGACCCTGTTtgtattttgggaatttgttTATATAGTTGTTTTCAACAAGGAGGATGACATTGGCACCTACACCATCAGGGATGTGGACACTTACTTTCTAATTATGATTCAATGGATGAATAATCAATACCTCAGTAAAGTATTGTGATACTTTTTGGGTGAAGATGTTaataatactttatttatttaatgactTGGTGCACGATCTCAACAGATTTATTGATGAGAAGAGTGAAAACAGAGGAGAAAAAATTTAGCGGGTATCCctctattttttctcttatttttcttttctctttattttttcattttttcaaacaactcattttctttctctttatttttatgcatCGATTTCTTCAGTAATTTATCAACAAAAAATGAGTACATTGACAGAATAGATTTTGAACTTGTAGTAACATATTCTTGAGAAATTTCTCTTGCAAAATTCCTATTTAAATAGAAATAAACCATTATGATTGATAATTTGAAATGATTTCTCTTGAAACTGAAAGTTGAAACAACCTTAAATCATGTTGCCAATAGTAAGAACATAGGAGAAACTGTAATTGAAACCAGCTTTAATCATGTTGCCAAcagtaaaatcataaaagaaatcatattaaaCAGATTTAAAACTTGTTACACAACAGTGAACACTAAATTTGAACAACTGTGAAACTTGCCTGACACTAAATTTACTTCAGGCTTTCCTGAAAGAGTTCATAAATAAAATTAGCAAGTTAATTTGGTGAAAACAAGCATTCAGATTTAAAGTTTATAAATAATGTTTCATAACTTTTTATAAAGCATTCTGTTAGCGAAGCTCTTCTTAGAAGGTACTAAAAACACAAAAGGCAAACCATCAAAGATAGAATAAGCCAGAATAACATAATATTCTACATTACCTTATCTCACTTCAAGCTAAATCTCAAAGACAAAAAACACAATCAAAGGCCAAAAACTAACCTTGAACATGCCAAATACTGCTTCAGTCCAACTTGTTCTAAGGAACTTCCAGTAGCTAAAATTTACCAACTAGTGTAGTGTTGGATAAAGAAAACAACAACTACTTTAATGGACTCCTCTAGAATGTATTGGTATTGTGAATATTGAGATAAATCAATCTTTTAGTCTGTGATGGTGTTTACCACTGACTGTTTTGCCTGATTGCAATGTATCTCTAATTACAATATTTTCGGGCTAATAACTCATTATAATTAAGTATTATATATTTTAACTTCCAATGCCCACATGCTTGAGAAATTAAGATCAGTTAGGTTGTCCATTTATTTTGTGTATGGCTTAGTATTATAAAAAACTAAATAAAGTATGACTTAGTCTTCCTCTTCTCTCATTAGCATAGTAATAATATTATTTGTCCGTTTCAATGAaccaaattaaaatatttaagaaCACTAGTAGAGAGATAATCAACATCACCCACATGGACATAGAcatgtatatgatatatatatagaaatactTGTTGTATTGACAAAAAAGCTTGTCTTTTTTATTACTACTATTGCCAAATTCATCTTTGTCTCTTTGCTTGCATTATTCATTTTACTTTCATACCATGTTCCTTGAGTTTTTTTAGTAATGTCAATACAAACTGTGactttaattttcaattaatgcATGTAAATAATAGAACAATTTGTTGGATCAATGATAGAACAATTTTAGAGAATAGAATTTTTCTATCAACACAGTAACACCAAGAATGAAATCCCTCAAAGAAAACCTCTTTATTAATTGTGAGAAAAATTACAATCTAGCTTTCGAGATGCTAGTATCTCCAATTACAACCATTTGAGAGGGCTGCTCTCTCCTAAGTCTAGATCTCTCTATCACAAGCTGCCTTCTAAATGAGACCCCTGCCTTATTTATAGACTTTGGTCCTTTTACAATATAACAATCTAATTCCAGCTAGGAAAAAGAAAGACCAAATACAACAATTACAACTCAGCCCTAAAACAACCAACTAGATTAACTAATAAAAcagaataaaactaaataaaacagGGTACAATTAATCACCATAAAAACGTTATTATTTCCGGGCCTCCTAGTGTACACGGCCTGGATTGGAGACTTATCATTGGCATGTACGCACTCCATGAAAACTTCTTTATGCACGTTttaacttttttctttttttgtattttttcgttaaatattattattattacttttactactactactactactatcttaaTGCGATTATTTTAAGTGTATGCTGCATGCACGTTTTTTTTTTAGTACTCTCCACCAATCAACTTATGTATATATGCGACTCTCTATTGCTTTAGTTCTTGGACCGCACATGCACACTCAAAGTGTAAAAAATCTGTAGTCTGACATTAACTTCTTCTTCCTCAGCTACCTCTTCTCCTCTCTTCAGAGCCAAATAATACACGCCTAAAGGAATCAAACTAAGGTGACCCTTTGTGTTGTATTTATTATGACTTGAACTAATAACTCGTTTTCAGCTTCTACTCTAACCAGTTTCATGTAAGAGACTGATTTGTTGGTATCATACATGTCTTTTCTGTAATCTATGTTAGTTTATCATACATGCttgtttaatatctattgacaaattttaattttgtattaatcttttaagcattgattatattctttaggttggggatggaattggcaaggagcattgcaaaggtaatttgcaagaggtacggaatttgttcttttagctcttattattaatatcttaaaaatgttagaggagtttgaatatcttaaatattcatccatagagaagtaggttctgagattaaaattgtgtgctccggtgataacggaaggttgaaaacttgtgtgtattagagaagtaggttctgaaaattcgtttgtgtgctgtggtgatataaggaagaaaacttattgtgtgttgtttgaaatttttgacttggtattgatagatggttatgTAAgattttatatgtatagattagatttttcattatatgtatagattaaaattttcatttagtcatattgttttcattatttccatatgtatagattagatttaattgccacaacccaagtgaaaatcttgtctttgatccaaacccaattagttagtggctaccattttagaatctgatttttaaattaaaaaaaaacactagaatctcttgaactagagactattaaatggatagaaaataaaccagcagaattaacaaaaaatggtggtcaagacttgtgtttagataagcctccaataagataactagataagcatttagataagcctccaataaCTAGATAAACATTTAGACCAAGCTTTCGAGTCCGTAGTTATCTATCTCCATGAAAGCAATTTTACTACAATTAGAAATTACCTAAACATTCACTACCCTAACAAAAGTACAACTTAGTAATAGCATAtattgtagaagatgaacaagAGAAGTAGTTTACTTGTTTCAGACTAAATAATCAGGTCGTACGTCCAAGGCAGCAGAGTCAACAAGGTCGCTATATAGACACTCAATCAAACACCACACCTACCTCTCTTTATTACACATCTTCTAGACTAATGATCTAACCTGCAATAGACAATGCATACAACCAAGAAAGCAAAACTGACAGCACTTGTTCAAACCAGAAATTCGAACAGTAAGTAACAA
The Humulus lupulus chromosome 6, drHumLupu1.1, whole genome shotgun sequence DNA segment above includes these coding regions:
- the LOC133785074 gene encoding phenylcoumaran benzylic ether reductase TP7-like; translated protein: MQGDLYEHESLVKAIKQVDVVISTVGHVQLGDQVKIIAAIKEAGNVKRFFPSEFGTDVDRNHAVEPAKSAFAVKSQIRRAVEAEGIPYTYVACNYFAGYFLPTLVQSGATAPPRDKVIILGDGNPKGN